In Halorussus limi, a genomic segment contains:
- a CDS encoding glycosyltransferase produces MDLTVAVAHYPEGAGHATRMLAVGQAFEDAGADIALAGGGPGSRFIEHNGYDVFRAAPVDYIGDYQQGSLGRVLTRSLPYSGKRVFDFVRWLRRVDPAALVTDDMFAAMAASLTGTPLYIVTHNAASYYDAAVEQVFTWLLNRYQLGAAESFLYPAVWPPDEGDPPGVTHVPPVALDPAGCRGPDEEIGVLVVPSVYSTNFDVLAETLRTEGHRVTLVGDDHWEAVPALLPWIRAADVVVCSGYSTVMEAAVGGTPCVIYPFTDEQHGVTRVIERRGVEGFQVEHSVTHVARAVRHPPASPSHDNGVERVADHVLEELT; encoded by the coding sequence ATGGACCTGACGGTCGCCGTCGCCCACTATCCCGAAGGCGCTGGCCACGCCACTCGGATGCTCGCGGTCGGGCAGGCCTTCGAAGACGCGGGGGCGGACATCGCGCTCGCCGGCGGCGGCCCCGGCTCTCGCTTCATCGAACACAACGGCTACGACGTGTTCCGGGCCGCCCCGGTGGATTACATCGGCGACTACCAGCAGGGGTCGCTCGGCCGAGTGCTGACCAGAAGCCTCCCCTACAGCGGCAAGCGCGTCTTCGACTTCGTGCGGTGGCTCCGCCGGGTGGACCCCGCGGCGCTGGTGACCGACGACATGTTCGCCGCGATGGCGGCGTCGCTGACCGGGACGCCGCTCTACATCGTCACCCACAACGCGGCCTCCTACTACGACGCCGCGGTCGAGCAGGTGTTCACGTGGCTGCTCAACCGCTACCAGTTGGGCGCGGCCGAGTCGTTCCTCTACCCGGCGGTCTGGCCGCCCGACGAGGGCGACCCGCCGGGCGTGACTCACGTCCCGCCCGTCGCGCTCGACCCCGCGGGCTGTCGCGGTCCCGACGAGGAAATCGGCGTGCTGGTCGTGCCGAGCGTCTACTCCACGAACTTCGACGTGCTCGCCGAGACGCTCCGGACCGAGGGCCACCGCGTGACGCTGGTCGGCGACGACCACTGGGAGGCGGTGCCCGCGCTCCTGCCGTGGATTCGAGCCGCCGACGTGGTGGTCTGCTCGGGCTACTCGACCGTGATGGAGGCCGCGGTCGGCGGGACGCCCTGCGTGATCTACCCCTTCACCGACGAGCAACACGGCGTGACTCGGGTCATCGAGCGCCGCGGCGTCGAGGGATTCCAAGTCGAACACTCGGTCACGCACGTCGCTCGCGCGGTTCGCCACCCGCCCGCGTCCCCGAGCCACGACAACGGCGTCGAACGCGTGGCCGACCACGTCCTCGAAGAACTCACCTGA
- a CDS encoding carbohydrate ABC transporter permease, translating to MSTASSVARRVEDVPFLEREDASLLLVLPGLFVFSAFMLFPILYLLGISFTNAEPSNLFAGDGALSVLTFGEAAFVGVRNYVTVLTDPNFWNSFGVTWLFVATSVTLKITLSIGVALIVTGDRVRGKRLMRSLIIIPMGLPAIFTITVWRGIFSSAEFGLANQVLRAVGLSSVSWLSDRWMAFLAYNVTEAWLAYPFMVIITVSALQDVSEELHEAAKVDGAGYLARFLHVTLPSIKRPVLFASILTAAASFQQFLIPYVFNQGGPARANELMVVYGYREAFTYFQYGQGAAISLIAVAFIGVFMWLNVKRGKLADGVNDA from the coding sequence ATGAGTACTGCCTCTAGCGTCGCCCGGCGCGTCGAGGACGTGCCATTCCTCGAACGAGAAGACGCGTCGCTGTTGCTCGTCCTCCCCGGACTGTTCGTCTTCTCGGCGTTCATGCTGTTCCCCATCCTCTACCTGCTGGGCATCTCGTTCACGAACGCCGAACCGTCGAACCTGTTCGCGGGCGACGGCGCGCTGTCGGTGCTGACCTTCGGGGAGGCGGCGTTCGTCGGCGTCCGCAACTACGTCACGGTGCTGACCGACCCGAACTTCTGGAACTCGTTCGGCGTCACGTGGCTGTTCGTCGCCACGAGCGTCACGCTGAAGATAACTCTGAGCATCGGCGTCGCGCTCATCGTCACCGGCGACCGGGTCCGGGGCAAGCGACTGATGCGCTCGCTCATCATCATTCCGATGGGCCTGCCCGCCATCTTCACCATCACGGTGTGGCGGGGCATCTTCAGTTCGGCGGAGTTCGGACTGGCGAATCAGGTCCTCCGGGCGGTGGGCCTCTCGTCGGTGTCGTGGCTGAGCGACCGCTGGATGGCGTTCCTCGCGTACAACGTCACCGAGGCGTGGCTGGCGTACCCGTTCATGGTCATCATCACCGTGAGCGCGCTGCAGGACGTCTCGGAGGAACTGCACGAGGCCGCGAAGGTGGACGGCGCGGGCTACCTCGCCCGGTTTCTTCACGTCACGCTGCCGTCCATCAAGCGCCCGGTGCTGTTCGCGTCCATCCTCACGGCCGCCGCCTCGTTCCAGCAGTTCCTCATCCCGTACGTGTTCAATCAGGGCGGCCCGGCGCGCGCGAACGAACTCATGGTCGTCTACGGCTACCGCGAGGCGTTCACCTACTTCCAGTACGGGCAAGGTGCCGCGATTAGCCTCATCGCCGTCGCGTTCATCGGCGTGTTCATGTGGCTGAACGTCAAGCGCGGTAAACTCGCCGACGGGGTGAACGACGCGTGA
- a CDS encoding beta-ribofuranosylaminobenzene 5'-phosphate synthase family protein, which translates to MARVAAGARLHFGFQNLSLAHERIYGSLGVALDSPAVEVTAERAEAVRCSHDDADAYVRRAVELLGVPGANVTVERTLPRHVGLGSGTQLALAVLAAVASAHGREPRVRERAPKLGRGGRSGIGVATFESGGFVLDSGHPTERFTADRPERGAWSVPSVAASHEVPDDWRFVVVLPDAEPGRNGDDEDASMRSVVERADPQLADEIAAVVTRRVLPAVAEDDPEAFGAAVAEVGRLNGAWYADEQGGVYRPPVGELVAELSGSPAVAGAGQSSWGPAVYAVTTERRAAAAREAAREALSAAGVGGEVLVAEPRNRGADIDG; encoded by the coding sequence ATGGCACGAGTCGCAGCCGGAGCGCGCCTCCACTTCGGCTTTCAGAACCTCTCGCTGGCGCACGAGCGCATATACGGGTCGCTCGGGGTCGCGCTCGACTCGCCCGCGGTCGAGGTGACCGCCGAGCGAGCGGAGGCGGTACGCTGTTCTCACGACGACGCCGACGCGTACGTCCGCCGCGCGGTCGAACTCCTCGGCGTACCGGGCGCGAACGTGACCGTCGAGCGAACGCTGCCCCGACACGTCGGTCTGGGGAGCGGGACGCAGTTGGCGCTCGCGGTACTCGCGGCGGTCGCGAGCGCTCACGGCCGCGAGCCACGGGTCCGCGAGCGCGCTCCGAAACTGGGTCGCGGCGGTCGGAGCGGTATCGGAGTAGCGACCTTCGAGTCCGGCGGGTTCGTCCTCGACTCGGGCCACCCGACCGAGCGATTCACGGCCGACCGGCCCGAGCGTGGGGCGTGGTCGGTCCCGTCGGTTGCGGCCAGCCACGAGGTTCCGGACGACTGGCGGTTCGTGGTCGTCCTCCCCGACGCGGAACCCGGTCGGAACGGCGACGACGAGGACGCGAGCATGCGGTCGGTCGTCGAACGCGCGGACCCGCAACTCGCCGACGAAATCGCCGCGGTCGTGACTCGCCGCGTCCTCCCGGCCGTCGCCGAGGACGACCCCGAGGCGTTCGGCGCGGCGGTCGCCGAGGTGGGCCGACTCAACGGCGCGTGGTACGCCGACGAGCAGGGCGGGGTCTACCGTCCGCCGGTCGGAGAACTCGTCGCGGAACTCTCGGGGTCGCCCGCGGTAGCCGGTGCCGGTCAGTCGTCGTGGGGTCCCGCCGTCTACGCGGTGACGACCGAGCGCCGCGCGGCCGCGGCCCGCGAGGCGGCCCGCGAGGCGCTCTCGGCCGCGGGCGTCGGCGGCGAGGTGCTGGTCGCAGAACCCCGGAATCGAGGCGCTGACATCGACGGGTGA
- a CDS encoding extracellular solute-binding protein codes for MTMNRRKALKSIGVTGIIGGLAGCASVQQQNETTTSGDDGADDTTAADDSETTTASGPAGTAKAWYRLQDTELQARKAALKQFNENSKHTIEGSDVSDLKKKTTSAIPAGQGPHLFDWAHDWVGDYYQRGFVTDRSDQLNVDLGTYTDAAAEAVQFEGNVVGLPYAAETVSLVYNEEMVDEAPETVADMKSVMDEHHDPKNNTYGLAYPFDPYFVSAWAQSFGGYYFDPEKDPMLGLSKSETVKGIQFALDNFKPYMPKDPSYEAQAAPFSEGNAAFAINGPWYLATLKEKGVDFGVAKLPSPKGGEARPLTGIQMWYFAKAMGEDDADTAAAQSFAEWYTTNEDLLEKAAKNQGSIPVLESLAGSDALPSDVRAFSETVQQGAPMPTHPKMGKVWQPLTDALTKVFNGDAGVEAAMKQAEKTVRENWE; via the coding sequence ATGACAATGAATCGCAGAAAAGCGCTCAAGAGCATCGGTGTGACGGGCATTATCGGCGGTCTCGCGGGTTGCGCGAGCGTCCAGCAGCAGAACGAAACGACGACGTCCGGCGACGACGGCGCTGACGACACGACTGCCGCGGACGACTCCGAGACGACCACCGCGTCCGGTCCCGCGGGGACCGCGAAAGCGTGGTACCGCCTGCAGGACACGGAGCTACAGGCCCGCAAAGCCGCCTTGAAACAGTTCAACGAGAACTCCAAGCACACCATCGAGGGTTCGGACGTCTCGGACCTGAAGAAGAAGACCACGAGCGCGATTCCGGCCGGACAGGGGCCGCATCTGTTCGACTGGGCGCACGACTGGGTGGGCGACTACTACCAGCGCGGGTTCGTCACCGACCGGAGCGACCAACTGAACGTGGACCTCGGCACCTACACCGACGCCGCGGCCGAGGCCGTCCAGTTCGAGGGGAACGTGGTCGGACTCCCGTACGCCGCCGAGACGGTGTCGCTCGTCTACAACGAGGAGATGGTGGACGAAGCGCCCGAGACCGTCGCCGACATGAAGTCGGTGATGGACGAACACCACGACCCCAAGAACAACACGTACGGCCTGGCCTACCCGTTCGACCCCTACTTCGTCAGCGCGTGGGCGCAGTCGTTCGGGGGCTACTACTTCGACCCCGAGAAGGACCCGATGCTCGGTCTGTCGAAATCCGAGACCGTGAAGGGAATCCAGTTCGCGCTCGACAACTTCAAACCCTACATGCCGAAAGACCCCAGCTACGAGGCGCAGGCCGCCCCGTTCTCGGAGGGTAACGCGGCGTTCGCCATCAACGGCCCGTGGTACCTCGCCACGCTGAAGGAGAAGGGCGTGGACTTCGGCGTCGCCAAGCTCCCTTCGCCGAAGGGCGGCGAGGCCCGACCGCTCACCGGCATCCAGATGTGGTACTTCGCGAAGGCCATGGGCGAGGACGACGCCGACACCGCCGCGGCCCAGTCGTTCGCCGAGTGGTACACCACCAACGAGGACCTGCTCGAGAAGGCCGCCAAGAATCAGGGGAGCATCCCGGTTCTCGAAAGCCTCGCGGGGAGTGACGCGCTCCCCTCGGACGTCCGGGCCTTCTCCGAGACGGTCCAGCAGGGCGCCCCGATGCCGACCCATCCGAAGATGGGGAAGGTGTGGCAACCGCTCACCGACGCGCTCACCAAGGTGTTCAACGGCGACGCGGGCGTCGAGGCGGCGATGAAACAGGCCGAGAAGACCGTCCGAGAAAACTGGGAGTAG
- a CDS encoding glycoside hydrolase family 15 protein — protein MKLRDALDDFKRHESHEKLFPGERRTTTGRFSGYTPAAGAGRLVHVGRDGSPRDFGSPLTGRHGLDVARLGVRRDGALRWFDECETSSQCYRGETTLVVTEHRLPDGETVTQYDLTLGQAHVTHVEREGRDDSAAGELVAFLGFAPDGRDTGVSQLHHADAVELYHDAEHDYAASATGFETARGCVPADFERLLDDEPVERPLAEADGRREESSLSGDLFCELPFEDGATTLVTLLTDASETDRAAALDLLDAVLAEYADPDALARAAAERAPEVPDDLPDGDVVAADLRALGLLSAPTGLRIAGPEFDPYYAHSGGYGYTWFRDDAEISRFLLRADRRFDLGLDDWHARSAESYCETQLADGTWPHRVWPRNRTLAPGWANSHLSVGGDTDYSEYQADQTASVVAFLADALPELDADLADRTAGTLADALDGLDRTLEPDGLPVACQNAWEDATGRFVHTAATFLEAYAAVAAAGADLPESAADLPDRAAEQADRVYEALDDLWVPERGIYGYRLVAETDDDGDGSLDRLEPGDIDTRCDSGSLALASAHVAYARVGEVDDRRLDRLVSHVSTVVDELHRDPPESSVRGLARYEGDDWRARSQDGEKIWTVSTAWGAFACANLATLLDDRGDRRAEEFAATARDLLGLVLPDGALCPNGALLPEQVFDDGTPDSATPLGWPHALRTTTLSLLDQHDAPVEEPAAVPEE, from the coding sequence ATGAAACTTCGCGACGCTCTCGACGACTTCAAGCGTCACGAGAGCCACGAAAAGCTGTTTCCCGGCGAGCGCCGGACCACGACCGGACGGTTCTCGGGATACACCCCCGCCGCCGGCGCGGGCCGACTCGTCCACGTCGGCCGCGACGGGAGTCCCCGCGACTTCGGGTCGCCGCTGACCGGCCGCCACGGACTCGACGTCGCCAGACTCGGCGTGCGCCGCGACGGCGCTCTCCGCTGGTTCGACGAGTGCGAGACGAGTTCTCAGTGCTACCGGGGCGAGACGACGCTCGTCGTCACCGAACACCGACTCCCCGACGGCGAGACGGTGACGCAGTACGACCTCACGCTCGGTCAGGCGCACGTGACCCACGTCGAGCGCGAGGGGCGCGACGACTCGGCGGCCGGCGAACTCGTCGCGTTCCTCGGGTTCGCGCCCGACGGCCGCGACACGGGCGTCAGCCAACTCCACCACGCCGACGCGGTCGAACTGTACCACGACGCCGAACACGACTACGCCGCGAGCGCGACCGGGTTCGAGACCGCTCGCGGGTGCGTCCCCGCCGACTTCGAGCGACTCCTCGACGACGAACCCGTCGAGCGACCGCTGGCCGAGGCGGACGGTCGGCGGGAGGAGTCGAGTCTGAGCGGCGACCTGTTCTGCGAACTCCCCTTCGAGGACGGCGCGACGACGCTGGTGACTCTGCTAACCGACGCGAGCGAGACCGACCGCGCGGCGGCGCTCGACCTCCTCGACGCGGTCCTCGCCGAGTACGCCGACCCCGACGCGCTGGCGCGGGCGGCCGCCGAACGCGCGCCCGAGGTCCCCGACGACCTGCCGGACGGCGACGTGGTAGCCGCCGACCTCCGGGCGCTCGGCCTGCTGTCGGCCCCGACCGGTCTCCGCATCGCGGGACCCGAGTTCGACCCCTACTACGCCCACTCGGGCGGGTACGGCTACACGTGGTTCCGCGACGACGCCGAGATATCGCGGTTCCTCCTGCGCGCCGACCGCCGGTTCGACCTCGGACTCGACGACTGGCACGCCCGGAGCGCCGAGAGCTACTGCGAGACCCAACTCGCCGACGGGACGTGGCCCCACCGCGTCTGGCCGCGGAACCGGACGCTCGCGCCGGGGTGGGCCAACAGTCACCTCTCGGTCGGCGGCGACACCGACTACAGCGAGTATCAGGCCGACCAGACCGCCAGCGTCGTCGCGTTCCTCGCGGACGCGCTCCCGGAACTCGACGCCGACCTCGCCGACAGGACGGCCGGGACGCTCGCGGACGCGCTCGACGGACTCGACCGGACGCTCGAACCCGACGGGCTTCCGGTCGCGTGTCAGAACGCGTGGGAGGACGCGACCGGCCGGTTCGTCCACACCGCCGCGACGTTCCTCGAAGCGTACGCCGCGGTCGCCGCCGCCGGCGCGGACCTCCCGGAGAGCGCGGCCGACCTGCCGGACCGGGCCGCCGAGCAGGCCGACCGCGTCTACGAGGCGCTCGACGACCTCTGGGTCCCCGAGCGCGGCATCTACGGCTACCGACTCGTCGCCGAGACCGACGACGATGGCGACGGTTCGCTCGACCGACTCGAACCGGGCGACATCGACACCCGGTGTGACTCGGGGTCGCTCGCGCTGGCGAGCGCTCACGTCGCGTACGCCCGCGTGGGAGAGGTGGACGACCGCCGCCTCGACAGGTTGGTCTCGCACGTCAGCACGGTCGTGGACGAACTCCACCGCGACCCGCCGGAGAGTTCGGTCCGCGGTCTCGCGCGCTACGAGGGCGACGACTGGCGGGCGCGCTCGCAGGACGGCGAGAAGATATGGACTGTCTCGACCGCGTGGGGCGCGTTCGCCTGCGCGAACCTCGCGACGTTGCTGGACGACCGCGGCGACCGCCGCGCCGAGGAGTTCGCGGCGACGGCCCGCGACTTGCTCGGACTCGTCCTCCCCGACGGCGCGCTCTGTCCGAACGGGGCGCTACTCCCCGAGCAAGTGTTCGACGACGGGACTCCCGACAGCGCCACGCCGCTGGGGTGGCCGCACGCGCTTCGGACGACGACGCTCTCACTGCTGGACCAGCACGACGCGCCGGTCGAGGAACCGGCCGCAGTCCCCGAAGAGTAG
- a CDS encoding alpha-amylase family glycosyl hydrolase encodes MHEPGPPRFVHAGESVELAPRRPDPTADFSWRVRDRPAESEASVGDGAIVHFTPDEPGAYELELTAPDGTHRQTVRAFPDPRRETRFAVAASEFDLPDEEIASVSLTGPFNDYTLGRDRMTREGEEYVATFDLPPGDHEGICVANDDFEHSRTVDVSVPGPGRPRIHLDGRVEDGTLVVTARTEAAPDGSDPDAEFRLDDRDDLDESAVSVEGSRLRVPVADLPDRARIHAVAVAERHSVADTLLVESDDSDAGSATVSRPNDPPEWATHATVYQIFVRRFAGETVETTFEEIERRVPYLESLDVDCLWLTPVVESPTDHGYHVTDYFDTAGDLGTRAEFESLVARLRAADIRVVFDLVLNHTSRDHPAFQMHAAGVPEYADYYERVPADPDETDRDATDVDDVDWAGEGTPGYLFNWTRIPNLNYDSPSVRSWMLDVVEEWAPLVDGFRADVAWGVPHGFWKEVRERLKTEDPEFFLLDETVPRDPQFHENEFDAHYDTALYGALREIGRGDAPAETLFDALDATRREGFPESSLLLRYVENHDETRYLAECGESALRAAAAATFTLPGAPMIYYGQERGVEDQRGEMKWYDGDADLTAFHRRLSALRDQRSVLRTGAVERVEWTCEGRTDGDRPADDRSGDGRTGGPDDSTPDPTVAYARDDGDSRVVVVLNFGDDPHEVSVGEPVGTTDLLTGESVAAGDGVAVADAVVLESED; translated from the coding sequence ATGCACGAACCCGGTCCACCGAGATTCGTCCACGCGGGCGAGTCGGTCGAACTCGCGCCGCGCCGCCCGGACCCGACCGCAGACTTCTCGTGGCGGGTCCGCGACCGTCCCGCCGAGAGCGAGGCCAGCGTCGGCGACGGCGCGATCGTCCACTTCACGCCGGACGAACCCGGCGCCTACGAACTCGAACTGACCGCGCCCGACGGAACCCACCGACAGACCGTCCGGGCGTTCCCCGACCCCCGGCGAGAGACGCGGTTCGCGGTCGCCGCGTCGGAGTTCGACCTCCCCGACGAGGAGATAGCGTCGGTCTCGCTGACCGGCCCGTTCAACGACTACACGCTCGGCCGGGACCGGATGACCCGGGAGGGCGAGGAGTACGTCGCGACGTTCGACCTCCCGCCGGGCGACCACGAGGGCATCTGCGTGGCCAACGACGACTTCGAACACTCCCGGACCGTCGACGTCTCCGTGCCGGGCCCCGGGCGTCCCCGGATTCACCTCGACGGGCGCGTCGAGGACGGGACGCTGGTCGTGACCGCGCGGACCGAGGCCGCCCCGGACGGGAGCGACCCCGACGCGGAGTTCCGCCTCGACGACCGCGACGACCTCGACGAGTCGGCCGTCTCGGTCGAGGGGTCCCGACTCCGCGTGCCGGTCGCCGACCTGCCCGACCGGGCGCGGATTCACGCGGTCGCGGTCGCCGAGCGCCACAGCGTCGCCGACACGCTTCTCGTGGAGTCGGATGACTCGGACGCGGGGAGCGCGACCGTCTCGCGGCCCAACGACCCGCCCGAGTGGGCGACGCACGCCACCGTCTACCAGATATTCGTCCGGCGGTTCGCGGGCGAGACGGTCGAGACGACGTTCGAGGAGATAGAGCGCCGGGTCCCCTACCTCGAATCGCTCGACGTGGACTGCCTCTGGCTCACCCCCGTGGTCGAGAGTCCCACCGACCACGGCTACCACGTGACCGACTACTTCGACACCGCCGGCGACCTCGGGACGCGCGCGGAGTTCGAGTCGCTGGTCGCCCGACTCCGGGCGGCCGATATACGGGTCGTGTTCGACCTCGTTCTCAACCACACCTCGCGCGACCACCCCGCGTTCCAGATGCACGCGGCGGGCGTGCCCGAGTACGCCGACTACTACGAGCGAGTGCCCGCGGACCCCGACGAGACCGACCGGGACGCGACCGACGTAGACGACGTCGACTGGGCGGGCGAGGGCACGCCGGGATACCTGTTCAACTGGACCCGCATCCCGAACCTGAACTACGACTCGCCGTCGGTCCGGTCGTGGATGCTCGACGTAGTCGAGGAGTGGGCGCCGCTGGTGGACGGTTTCCGGGCCGACGTGGCGTGGGGCGTCCCCCACGGCTTCTGGAAGGAGGTCCGCGAGCGCCTGAAGACCGAGGACCCCGAGTTCTTCCTGCTGGACGAGACGGTCCCGCGGGACCCACAGTTCCACGAGAACGAGTTCGACGCCCACTACGACACCGCGCTCTACGGGGCACTCCGGGAAATCGGCCGGGGGGACGCCCCTGCCGAGACGCTGTTCGACGCGCTCGACGCCACCCGACGCGAGGGGTTCCCCGAGTCGTCGCTGCTCCTCCGGTACGTCGAGAACCACGACGAGACCCGCTACCTCGCCGAGTGCGGCGAGTCGGCGCTCCGGGCGGCCGCGGCCGCGACGTTCACCCTGCCGGGCGCGCCGATGATTTACTACGGGCAGGAGCGGGGCGTCGAGGACCAGCGCGGCGAGATGAAGTGGTACGACGGGGACGCCGACCTGACCGCGTTCCACCGCCGTCTCTCGGCCCTGCGCGACCAACGGTCGGTCCTCCGGACCGGCGCGGTCGAGCGAGTCGAGTGGACCTGCGAGGGCCGGACGGACGGGGACCGCCCGGCGGACGACCGTTCGGGAGACGGCCGAACGGGCGGTCCGGACGACTCGACTCCCGACCCCACCGTCGCCTACGCCCGCGACGACGGCGACTCGCGGGTCGTGGTCGTCCTCAACTTCGGCGACGACCCGCACGAGGTCTCGGTCGGCGAACCGGTCGGGACCACCGACCTGCTGACCGGCGAGTCGGTCGCGGCCGGGGACGGCGTCGCGGTCGCGGACGCGGTCGTCCTCGAATCCGAGGACTGA
- a CDS encoding sugar ABC transporter permease, with protein sequence MSLLRSVVRNVKDDAVGLATTPVDTYREARYTAEGVLAGDISPVRPLKSLGLTVGALVVVLALLFPIYWILISALSGSGGSIHSVDGLRLFPEQPSIQPFVWVLGDLIVPSYRIGLAIPFTESALVFDTPQITFLDASAHGVDNPSDFKKFFWNSLTVAVPTVILSMCLVVPGAYALSRRKFVGRRKILFGYVLLTQVGGGLGIALLIGLYTVFVQVGLNDSKLALSVYYAATAVPFNTWLLKTYMDGIPVSYEEAAVVDGAPAWRVVVEVILPLSKAGLATVFIFTFLTGWTEFVVAQTLLGTENYTLPVGLFSLVSEYSVPWARFSAFALTFASPIMLVYLFAQRYIEGGLSFSGMEG encoded by the coding sequence GTGAGTCTGCTTCGCTCCGTCGTCCGGAACGTCAAGGACGACGCGGTCGGACTGGCGACGACGCCCGTCGACACGTACCGCGAGGCGCGCTACACCGCCGAGGGAGTGCTGGCGGGCGACATCTCGCCCGTCCGGCCGCTGAAGAGTCTGGGCCTGACGGTGGGCGCGCTGGTCGTCGTCCTCGCGCTCCTGTTCCCCATCTACTGGATACTCATCTCGGCGCTGTCGGGGTCCGGCGGGTCGATACACTCGGTCGACGGCCTGCGACTGTTCCCCGAGCAACCCTCGATACAGCCGTTCGTATGGGTGCTGGGCGACCTCATCGTTCCGAGCTATCGCATCGGACTGGCCATCCCGTTCACCGAGTCGGCGCTGGTGTTCGACACGCCACAGATAACGTTCCTCGACGCGTCGGCGCACGGCGTGGACAACCCCTCGGACTTCAAGAAGTTCTTTTGGAACAGCCTCACGGTCGCCGTTCCGACGGTCATCCTCTCGATGTGTCTCGTCGTGCCCGGCGCGTACGCGCTCTCCCGCCGGAAGTTCGTCGGCCGCCGGAAGATTCTGTTCGGCTACGTCCTGCTCACGCAGGTCGGCGGCGGACTGGGTATCGCGCTGCTCATCGGTCTCTACACCGTGTTCGTGCAGGTCGGACTCAACGACAGCAAACTCGCGCTGTCGGTCTACTACGCGGCGACGGCCGTCCCGTTCAACACGTGGCTGTTGAAGACCTACATGGACGGCATCCCCGTCTCCTACGAGGAGGCCGCAGTCGTCGACGGCGCGCCCGCGTGGCGGGTCGTGGTCGAGGTCATCCTCCCGCTGTCGAAGGCGGGGTTGGCCACCGTGTTCATCTTCACCTTCCTCACGGGATGGACCGAGTTCGTCGTGGCCCAGACCCTGCTCGGGACCGAGAACTACACCCTTCCGGTCGGCCTGTTCTCGCTGGTCTCGGAGTACTCGGTGCCGTGGGCGCGGTTCTCGGCGTTCGCGCTGACGTTCGCGTCGCCCATCATGCTGGTCTACCTGTTCGCCCAGCGGTACATCGAGGGCGGACTGTCGTTCAGCGGGATGGAAGGCTGA
- a CDS encoding ABC transporter ATP-binding protein: protein MATVTLDDLRKEYTNGQIVAVEDIDLDVDDGEFVTVVGPSGCGKSTTLRMIAGLERPTSGRISIGGEDVTDVHARKRDVAMVFQNYALYPHKTVEQNMAFGLRMSTDLSKDERRETVRETAEMMGIEDLLDQKPDELSGGQKQRVALGRAIVRDPDVFLFDEPLSNLDAKLRTTMRTEIQRLQNELGTTSVYVTHDQEEAMTMGDRIVILNDGELQQTGVPKEVYDDPANEFVGGFIGSPSMNFLTVSVEDDGATTRLLGEDGFDYELTDERLRDAVRGHDRVRIGIRPEDVSVSGPGRNAVETTVEVIEPVGSDNYLHLGVGEDFIARVASDVEPEQGEQIHVAFDASNLHFFDADDGESLLYETEQSAAPTV from the coding sequence ATGGCGACAGTAACGCTGGACGACCTCAGAAAAGAGTACACTAACGGTCAGATAGTGGCCGTGGAGGACATCGACTTGGACGTGGACGACGGGGAGTTCGTCACCGTGGTCGGCCCGTCCGGCTGCGGGAAATCCACCACCCTGCGGATGATTGCGGGACTCGAACGCCCGACCTCGGGCCGCATCTCGATAGGCGGAGAGGACGTGACGGACGTCCACGCCCGCAAGCGCGACGTGGCGATGGTGTTCCAGAACTACGCGCTCTACCCCCACAAGACGGTCGAGCAGAACATGGCGTTCGGTCTCCGGATGAGTACCGACCTCTCGAAGGACGAGCGCCGCGAGACGGTGCGCGAGACGGCCGAGATGATGGGCATCGAGGACCTGCTGGACCAGAAACCCGACGAACTCTCGGGCGGCCAGAAACAGCGGGTCGCACTGGGCCGGGCCATCGTGCGCGACCCGGACGTGTTCCTGTTCGACGAACCGCTGTCGAACCTCGACGCCAAACTCCGGACGACGATGCGCACCGAGATTCAGCGACTCCAGAACGAACTCGGAACGACCTCCGTCTACGTGACTCACGACCAGGAGGAGGCGATGACGATGGGCGACCGCATCGTCATCCTGAACGACGGCGAACTCCAGCAGACCGGAGTTCCCAAGGAGGTGTACGACGACCCGGCCAACGAGTTCGTCGGCGGGTTCATCGGGTCGCCGAGCATGAACTTCCTGACAGTGAGCGTCGAGGACGACGGCGCGACGACCCGACTCCTCGGCGAGGACGGGTTCGACTACGAACTCACCGACGAGCGTCTGCGGGACGCGGTTCGGGGTCACGACCGGGTCCGAATCGGCATCCGGCCCGAGGACGTGTCGGTCTCCGGACCGGGGCGCAACGCCGTCGAGACCACGGTCGAGGTCATCGAACCCGTCGGGTCGGACAACTACCTCCACCTCGGCGTGGGCGAGGACTTCATCGCGCGAGTCGCCTCCGACGTGGAACCGGAACAGGGCGAGCAGATTCACGTCGCGTTCGACGCGTCGAACCTCCACTTCTTCGACGCCGACGACGGCGAGTCGCTGCTGTACGAGACCGAGCAGTCGGCGGCCCCGACGGTCTGA